From Streptomyces sp. NBC_01460, a single genomic window includes:
- a CDS encoding non-ribosomal peptide synthetase produces the protein MARRTLRAPGLGPDQEFSDHCDDPGRLDELGAVLRTVFAVDLPSAGLRGEDTAAALAERTARGRPGPRGHELEAGSAPRTGGTTEASFGQSGIWLIDQYLPTPEAYNGPFLVRLPFRLDGERLRRSVAGVLRRQEVLRTTYALRDARLLQVVSDDDTAFHYRVEHYGSEKELDAIAQQVANVRFDLEHGPVTAVACALGPGAESAIICNIHHIASDAASAGVFLRELLDAYDRIGRGLPVEAVPGRPDYADFAHWHREHLTPRRTGELLDEWAGRLAGELPVLDLPADRPRPAAQEHRGATVPLRVPAGVTERLERLAEREGVTLFMALLAVYGVFLSKLTRQERVLVGSPVSLRDDAQTRDLIGYFVNMVVLRQDVTGSMSVREVLARAREEVTDALRLKWAPFDKVVERLRPERNSGHTPVVQTMLVLTDPGSAQCAHDGTPLPVRRDMAHGAKYDLSVVFAREEDGLHGTLEYDAHLFDESTARLMGERLGRLVDRLAAAGPDTLVRDLGLLSDEEERDLLARDDLVDGSARPVPVGELFERQVSATPDAVAVTDGCRSWTYRELDERANRLARVLREEGAGPGRRVGISLPRSSDMVVGLLGVVKSGASYVPVDPSYPPERVAYVLDDSGVFLVLTDSTVGAELPSGTKLFEIDREADRTAAADPATPGRTRTPDDEIYMVHTSGSTGAPKGVVIRDRTVGNLVGAQHRISPCGAEGTTLQYMTLSFDVSVMEILGTLCAGGTLALIPEELQKDLHRLVAFVAEHRVTRLYLPYIALQRFAAIAVAEGLRCEGLREVTSVGEALVVSPQIREFFARHPRARLLNMYGPSETHLATWHELSGDPAGWPEAPAIGRPVQGMRLRVLGPDRELLPPGVTGELHIGGPHLSPGYHARPEETALRFVADPYGGAGDLLYRTGDLVRWNARGDLEYLGRADDQIKIRGYRIEPTEVEAALDALDGVRSSAVVAVEFGAGDRRLVAAVTGDGAAADGRLRAALATRLPDYMLPAHLVRLDRLPTSPSGKIDRGGLAARLAAELRDHRADDRGTAAEQPRPGTEREIADQWSDVLGGGSTGRDDDFFTLGGNSIIATELVYRLRRLYDIDIPLRTLFDNPTVAGMAARIEERRAGDTTAFSAPAADLSGDVTLPDTVRADGRATVPVADATELLLTGATGFLGSFLLRDLAAVPGRTVTCLVRAADAGAALERLRTTAAGYRIADDIAWDRVRAVPGDLTRARMGLSDADHRELTASVQVVYHAAAHINFVLPYASVKPANVDGTRSVLEFAATGRLKPVHHMSTIAVFAPGQEAGPITEEAVPGTSEGLGIGYTRSKWVAEGIVRLARERGLPVTVYRIGRISGDSVSGACQADDFLWRQIKSFIELGSAPPAEELTTDLLPVDFVSRAVVALSGDPSADGATFHLFHPRGSDFTPVHAAVRACGYALDTVPADEWLTRLEESARRPGGNALAAAVPLFREGALELGENTYGNDMTSRLLGRLGLHYPDIDRRSLSRMIRYFGSTGQLADPHHARQIA, from the coding sequence TTGGCGCGGAGAACGCTCCGGGCGCCCGGCCTCGGGCCGGATCAGGAATTCTCGGACCACTGCGACGATCCCGGGCGGCTGGACGAACTGGGCGCGGTCCTGCGGACCGTGTTCGCCGTGGATCTGCCGTCCGCCGGCCTCCGCGGTGAGGACACCGCGGCGGCGTTGGCCGAACGCACCGCCCGGGGGCGCCCTGGTCCCCGCGGGCACGAGCTGGAGGCAGGCTCCGCGCCGCGGACCGGCGGCACGACGGAGGCCTCGTTCGGCCAGAGCGGTATCTGGCTCATCGACCAGTACCTCCCCACACCGGAGGCGTACAACGGGCCGTTCCTGGTCCGCCTGCCGTTCCGGCTCGACGGGGAGCGGCTGCGCCGCTCCGTCGCCGGGGTGCTGCGCCGGCAGGAAGTGCTGCGCACCACCTACGCGTTACGCGACGCCCGGCTCCTCCAGGTCGTCTCGGACGACGACACGGCCTTCCACTACCGCGTCGAGCACTACGGCAGCGAGAAGGAACTGGACGCCATCGCCCAGCAGGTGGCGAACGTGCGCTTCGACCTGGAGCACGGGCCGGTGACGGCGGTGGCCTGTGCGCTCGGTCCGGGCGCGGAGAGCGCGATCATCTGCAACATCCACCACATCGCCTCCGACGCCGCCTCGGCCGGTGTCTTCCTGCGCGAACTCCTCGACGCCTACGACCGGATCGGGCGGGGTCTGCCCGTGGAGGCGGTGCCCGGCCGTCCGGACTACGCGGACTTCGCGCACTGGCACCGCGAGCACCTGACGCCGCGGAGGACCGGGGAACTCCTCGACGAGTGGGCCGGCCGGCTGGCCGGGGAACTGCCCGTGCTCGACCTGCCGGCGGACCGCCCGCGGCCCGCCGCGCAGGAGCACCGGGGGGCGACCGTGCCCCTGCGGGTTCCCGCCGGGGTGACCGAGCGGCTGGAGCGGCTGGCGGAACGCGAGGGCGTGACGCTGTTCATGGCGCTGCTCGCCGTGTACGGGGTGTTCCTCAGCAAGCTGACGCGTCAGGAACGCGTGCTCGTCGGCTCCCCGGTCTCGCTGCGCGACGACGCGCAGACCCGGGATCTCATCGGCTACTTCGTCAACATGGTCGTCCTGCGCCAGGACGTCACCGGCTCGATGAGCGTGCGCGAGGTCCTGGCGCGGGCACGCGAGGAGGTCACCGACGCGCTGCGGCTGAAGTGGGCCCCCTTCGACAAGGTGGTCGAGCGTCTGAGGCCCGAGCGCAACAGCGGTCACACACCGGTCGTCCAGACGATGCTCGTGCTGACCGATCCGGGTTCCGCGCAGTGCGCCCACGACGGCACACCGCTGCCGGTCCGGCGCGACATGGCCCACGGCGCGAAGTACGACCTGTCCGTGGTGTTCGCACGCGAGGAGGACGGGCTGCACGGCACGCTCGAGTACGACGCGCACCTCTTCGACGAGTCCACGGCCAGGCTGATGGGCGAGCGTCTGGGCCGGCTGGTGGACCGGCTGGCGGCGGCCGGGCCGGACACCCTCGTCCGCGATCTCGGGCTGCTGTCCGACGAGGAGGAGCGGGACCTGCTGGCCCGTGACGACCTGGTGGACGGGAGCGCGCGCCCCGTGCCGGTGGGCGAGCTGTTCGAGCGGCAGGTGTCGGCCACGCCGGACGCCGTCGCGGTGACGGACGGCTGCCGCTCGTGGACGTACCGGGAACTGGACGAACGGGCCAACCGGCTCGCCCGCGTCCTGCGCGAGGAGGGGGCGGGGCCGGGCCGCCGGGTGGGCATCAGCCTGCCGCGCTCGTCCGACATGGTCGTGGGGCTGCTCGGCGTCGTGAAGTCGGGGGCCTCCTACGTCCCGGTGGACCCGTCCTACCCGCCGGAGCGGGTGGCGTACGTCCTCGACGACTCCGGCGTCTTCCTCGTGCTCACCGACAGCACGGTGGGCGCGGAACTCCCCTCCGGAACGAAGCTGTTCGAGATCGACCGGGAAGCGGACCGGACGGCCGCGGCCGATCCCGCGACACCGGGCAGGACCAGGACCCCCGACGACGAGATCTACATGGTCCACACCTCCGGGTCGACCGGCGCCCCGAAGGGGGTGGTCATCCGGGACCGCACGGTGGGCAATCTGGTCGGCGCCCAGCACCGGATCTCCCCCTGCGGGGCCGAGGGCACCACGCTGCAGTACATGACGCTCTCCTTCGACGTCTCCGTGATGGAGATCCTGGGGACGCTGTGCGCGGGCGGGACGCTCGCCCTGATACCCGAGGAGCTCCAGAAGGACCTGCACCGGCTGGTCGCGTTCGTCGCCGAGCACCGGGTCACGCGCCTGTACCTGCCCTACATCGCGCTCCAGCGGTTCGCCGCGATCGCGGTCGCGGAGGGGCTGCGGTGCGAGGGCCTGCGCGAGGTCACCTCCGTGGGCGAGGCCCTCGTCGTCTCCCCGCAGATCCGGGAGTTCTTCGCGCGGCACCCCCGGGCGCGGCTGCTGAACATGTACGGACCCTCCGAGACCCATCTGGCGACCTGGCACGAGCTGTCCGGCGACCCCGCCGGGTGGCCCGAGGCCCCGGCCATCGGCCGTCCGGTCCAGGGCATGCGGCTGCGCGTCCTCGGACCCGACCGTGAGCTCCTCCCTCCCGGGGTCACGGGCGAGCTCCACATCGGCGGCCCGCACCTCTCGCCCGGCTACCACGCCAGGCCCGAGGAGACGGCGCTGCGCTTCGTCGCCGATCCGTACGGCGGGGCGGGCGACCTGCTCTACCGCACGGGTGACCTCGTGCGGTGGAACGCGCGCGGCGACCTGGAGTACCTGGGCCGCGCCGACGACCAGATCAAGATCCGCGGGTACCGCATCGAACCCACCGAGGTCGAGGCCGCCCTCGACGCACTGGACGGGGTGCGGAGCTCGGCGGTGGTGGCGGTCGAGTTCGGAGCGGGCGACCGGCGGCTCGTCGCCGCGGTCACGGGGGACGGCGCCGCCGCCGACGGGCGGCTGCGGGCCGCTCTGGCCACGCGGCTGCCGGACTACATGCTCCCCGCGCACCTCGTCCGCCTGGACCGGCTCCCCACCTCCCCCAGCGGGAAGATCGACCGCGGCGGACTGGCCGCCAGGCTGGCCGCCGAGCTGCGCGACCACCGCGCGGACGATCGCGGCACAGCGGCGGAGCAGCCGAGGCCGGGCACCGAGCGCGAGATCGCGGACCAGTGGTCGGACGTGCTGGGAGGCGGTTCCACGGGGCGGGACGACGACTTCTTCACGCTGGGCGGCAACAGCATCATCGCCACCGAACTGGTCTACCGTCTCCGGCGGTTGTACGACATCGACATACCGCTGCGGACCCTGTTCGACAACCCCACCGTCGCCGGCATGGCCGCGCGCATCGAGGAGCGGCGCGCCGGTGACACCACGGCGTTCTCGGCTCCCGCGGCGGACCTGAGCGGCGATGTGACCCTGCCGGACACGGTACGTGCCGACGGCCGCGCCACGGTTCCGGTGGCCGACGCGACGGAGCTCCTGCTGACCGGTGCGACCGGATTCCTCGGCAGCTTCCTGCTGCGGGACCTGGCGGCCGTCCCCGGCCGCACGGTCACCTGCCTGGTGCGCGCGGCCGATGCGGGGGCCGCCCTGGAGCGGCTGCGCACGACCGCCGCCGGGTACCGCATCGCGGACGACATCGCCTGGGACCGGGTGCGTGCCGTCCCCGGGGACCTCACCCGCGCGCGCATGGGACTGTCCGACGCGGACCACCGGGAGCTGACCGCTTCGGTGCAGGTGGTCTACCACGCGGCGGCGCACATCAACTTCGTCCTCCCGTACGCCTCGGTGAAGCCGGCCAACGTCGACGGCACGCGGTCCGTGCTGGAGTTCGCCGCCACCGGGCGGCTCAAGCCGGTGCACCACATGTCGACCATCGCGGTGTTCGCCCCCGGCCAGGAAGCCGGTCCGATCACCGAGGAGGCGGTGCCCGGGACGAGCGAGGGACTCGGCATCGGTTACACCCGGAGCAAGTGGGTCGCCGAGGGGATCGTGCGGCTGGCGCGTGAACGCGGCCTGCCCGTGACCGTCTACCGCATCGGCCGGATCTCCGGCGACAGCGTCAGCGGCGCCTGCCAGGCGGACGACTTCCTCTGGCGCCAGATCAAGAGCTTCATCGAGCTCGGTTCGGCGCCGCCCGCCGAGGAGCTGACGACGGATCTGCTGCCGGTGGACTTCGTCAGCAGGGCCGTCGTGGCCCTCTCGGGCGATCCCTCCGCCGACGGCGCGACGTTCCACCTCTTCCACCCGCGCGGCTCGGACTTCACCCCGGTGCACGCCGCCGTGCGCGCGTGCGGCTACGCGCTGGACACGGTGCCGGCCGACGAGTGGCTGACGCGCCTGGAGGAGTCCGCCCGCCGCCCCGGCGGCAACGCGCTCGCCGCGGCCGTCCCGCTGTTCCGCGAAGGCGCGCTGGAACTCGGCGAGAACACGTACGGCAACGACATGACGTCCCGGCTGCTCGGACGTCTGGGGCTGCACTACCCCGACATCGACCGCCGGTCCCTCTCCCGCATGATCCGCTACTTCGGCTCGACGGGTCAGCTGGCCGACCCGCACCACGCGCGGCAGATCGCGTAG
- a CDS encoding non-ribosomal peptide synthetase, translated as MRNNREAVAVAHGAQRVTYDQLNRRANRMARLLAGQGVTKGDRVGVHMRRSPDLYAVLLAALKAGGCVVPLDPAHPTEFVGRILGEADTSLVVCDDPDGLPPGAREGGLSLDDLVRRSEGLDDGDTDLGIGPEDTAFLMYTSGSTGTPKGVRIAHRGLARLGPHSGALAITPQDGLTQSAAFSFAASTIEIWLALLHGATLLPMPPGLPSLPVLRDAVEERGATVLSLPCGLFNALVDHEPECLRKVRIVLLSGDFPSPAHLRKALAHTDATLYNGYGCTENSSITALYPLTSADEVDGAGMVPIGRPLPTVTLEVYGPEMRPCDTDEVGELCVGGTGVAQGYAGRPELTAEKFTAAPDGGLLYRTGDLARRNADGDVVLVGRSDSMVKIRGFRVETSAVTLAMRSLEGIGDAAVKAFEDDAREKRLVAFYTTRDGAPADPSDLVRRLSSQLPSYMVPSTFRHLGTMPTNVNGKIDRTALTLPGRSGAPDRKSTEEKGRTAMQNPLEAVVLQSWIEISGMEGFSTTDSFLGHGGNSLHFVQLASRLQKIFGIEITTESVFRHGTVEQLARFIEESRNQEASTSTSGG; from the coding sequence GTGCGGAACAACCGAGAGGCCGTGGCTGTGGCGCACGGCGCGCAACGCGTCACGTACGACCAGCTCAACCGGCGGGCCAATCGCATGGCACGTCTTCTCGCCGGCCAAGGGGTGACGAAGGGCGACCGTGTCGGCGTGCACATGCGCCGGTCCCCGGACCTCTACGCCGTCCTGCTCGCGGCTCTCAAGGCCGGCGGGTGCGTGGTGCCGCTCGACCCCGCGCATCCCACGGAGTTCGTCGGCCGCATCCTCGGTGAGGCCGACACGTCACTGGTGGTCTGCGACGACCCGGACGGCCTCCCCCCCGGCGCCCGTGAGGGCGGTCTCTCCCTGGACGACCTCGTGCGGCGGAGTGAGGGTCTGGACGACGGTGACACGGATCTCGGCATCGGGCCGGAGGACACCGCGTTCCTCATGTACACCTCCGGGTCCACGGGAACACCCAAGGGTGTCCGGATCGCGCACCGCGGACTGGCCCGCCTGGGCCCGCACAGCGGCGCCCTCGCGATCACCCCGCAGGACGGCCTGACCCAGTCGGCCGCCTTCTCCTTCGCCGCCTCGACCATCGAGATCTGGCTCGCCCTGCTGCACGGCGCCACACTGCTGCCGATGCCGCCCGGGCTGCCGTCGCTCCCCGTGCTGCGCGACGCCGTGGAGGAGCGGGGCGCGACCGTGCTCAGTCTTCCGTGCGGCCTGTTCAACGCCCTGGTCGACCACGAGCCGGAGTGCCTGAGGAAGGTCCGGATCGTGCTGCTGAGCGGCGACTTCCCCTCTCCCGCCCACCTGCGCAAGGCCTTGGCCCACACCGACGCGACCCTCTACAACGGCTACGGCTGCACGGAGAACTCCTCGATCACCGCCCTGTACCCGCTGACCTCCGCCGACGAGGTGGACGGCGCGGGCATGGTGCCGATCGGCAGGCCGCTCCCGACGGTCACGCTGGAGGTGTACGGCCCCGAGATGCGCCCCTGCGACACCGACGAGGTGGGGGAACTGTGCGTGGGCGGGACCGGTGTGGCCCAGGGGTACGCGGGCCGACCGGAACTGACCGCCGAGAAGTTCACCGCGGCACCGGACGGCGGGCTGCTCTACCGCACGGGCGACCTCGCACGCAGGAACGCGGACGGCGACGTCGTGCTCGTCGGGCGGTCCGACAGCATGGTGAAGATCCGCGGCTTCCGGGTGGAGACCAGCGCCGTCACCCTGGCGATGCGCTCACTCGAAGGGATCGGGGACGCGGCGGTGAAGGCGTTCGAGGACGACGCCCGGGAGAAACGTCTCGTCGCCTTCTACACCACCCGTGACGGCGCACCCGCCGATCCCTCGGACCTGGTCCGCCGGCTCTCCTCGCAGCTGCCCTCCTACATGGTCCCCTCCACCTTCCGTCACCTCGGGACGATGCCGACCAACGTGAACGGAAAGATCGACCGCACCGCACTCACCCTTCCCGGGCGGTCCGGTGCCCCGGACCGGAAGTCCACCGAAGAGAAAGGCCGAACAGCTATGCAGAATCCTCTCGAAGCAGTCGTCCTGCAGTCCTGGATCGAGATCTCCGGAATGGAGGGCTTCTCGACCACCGACTCCTTCCTCGGCCATGGCGGGAACTCCCTCCATTTCGTGCAACTGGCCTCCCGTCTGCAGAAGATATTCGGGATCGAGATCACCACCGAATCGGTATTCCGGCACGGCACGGTGGAACAGCTGGCCCGTTTCATCGAGGAGAGCCGCAATCAGGAGGCGAGCACCTCGACGTCCGGCGGCTGA
- a CDS encoding MarR family winged helix-turn-helix transcriptional regulator has translation MTQRDGSMSPWPSGPSGLEAALIHLQCLLVARRSRANPEGVNWHQYDVLELLRVRGAMRPSELSAALDVSRQSTSKALRVLKDLNLVTQTASGEDRRELSTSLTPEGEAFLARVARGRQDIGRLAASVLTEGEGALFAELCEKVAAAMEDEPAR, from the coding sequence ATGACTCAACGAGACGGCTCGATGTCCCCCTGGCCCTCGGGACCCAGCGGTCTGGAGGCCGCCCTGATCCACCTTCAGTGCCTCCTGGTCGCGCGGCGGTCACGCGCCAACCCCGAGGGCGTCAACTGGCACCAGTACGACGTCCTGGAGCTGCTGCGCGTGCGGGGCGCCATGAGGCCTTCCGAGCTGAGCGCCGCGCTGGACGTCTCCCGGCAGTCCACGTCGAAGGCCCTGCGGGTGCTCAAGGACCTGAACCTGGTGACCCAGACGGCGTCGGGGGAGGACCGGCGAGAACTGAGCACCTCCCTCACTCCCGAGGGCGAGGCGTTTCTCGCCCGGGTCGCCCGGGGCCGCCAGGACATCGGACGGCTCGCCGCCTCCGTGCTGACCGAGGGTGAGGGCGCCCTGTTCGCGGAGCTCTGCGAGAAGGTCGCCGCGGCCATGGAGGACGAACCCGCGCGGTGA
- a CDS encoding DUF4394 domain-containing protein, with protein sequence MRTRLLSAAAAGAIALSLGAPALASAGTEPTPFGPRGRAASAGLISVGLTADQRLVGFQVTRPAESWSFGEVSGLRADRKLVGIDFRVQNGKLYGVGDRGGVYTVNSEARAVKVSQLTVALAGNNFGVDFNPAANRLRVISDTGQNLRHNIDDPAAPRTTTVDGTLTNPTTPPSTALGVTGAAYTNNDLDAATATTLFDIDTVNDRVSLQSPANAGTLAPTGNLGVNTGPWAGFDIYYKPSDGSNRGFAALSTGGKQRFYQVNVLQGRASLVGSFPVGRQVVDIALPLNQNQNQN encoded by the coding sequence GTGCGTACTCGTCTTCTGTCGGCCGCCGCCGCCGGCGCCATCGCGTTGTCCCTCGGGGCTCCCGCTCTCGCATCGGCCGGAACCGAGCCCACCCCGTTCGGCCCACGCGGGCGGGCGGCGTCGGCGGGCCTCATCAGCGTGGGGCTGACCGCCGACCAGCGCCTGGTCGGCTTCCAGGTCACCCGCCCCGCCGAGAGCTGGTCGTTCGGCGAGGTCTCCGGCCTGAGGGCGGACAGGAAGCTCGTCGGCATCGACTTCCGGGTCCAGAACGGCAAGCTCTACGGCGTCGGCGACCGGGGCGGCGTCTACACCGTGAACAGCGAGGCCCGGGCGGTCAAGGTCTCCCAGCTCACCGTCGCGCTCGCGGGCAACAACTTCGGCGTCGACTTCAACCCCGCCGCCAACCGCCTGCGTGTCATCAGCGACACCGGCCAGAACCTGCGCCACAACATCGACGACCCGGCCGCACCGCGCACCACCACCGTCGACGGCACTCTCACCAACCCGACCACGCCGCCGTCGACCGCGCTCGGCGTCACGGGGGCCGCCTACACCAACAACGACCTCGACGCGGCCACCGCCACCACCCTGTTCGACATCGACACGGTCAACGACCGGGTCTCCCTCCAGTCCCCGGCCAACGCCGGCACACTCGCCCCCACCGGAAACCTGGGAGTGAACACCGGACCCTGGGCCGGGTTCGACATCTACTACAAGCCCTCCGACGGCTCCAACCGCGGCTTCGCAGCGCTGTCCACCGGCGGGAAGCAGCGCTTCTACCAGGTGAACGTTCTCCAGGGCAGGGCGTCCCTCGTCGGCTCGTTCCCGGTCGGCCGCCAGGTCGTCGACATCGCACTCCCGCTGAACCAGAACCAGAACCAGAACTGA
- a CDS encoding restriction endonuclease — MSDTHAALQDPHGPTAAEPPPDRAPYEALITAVLAWRKPNLTPCDYEQIVLQLTGHARAVAAAIQCRASALPKGDGRGALAEIVLREATARLTAPIEGTARCTQDRARLVRALYERLDRLTEPVPPIRGSVRSASGCDDRQK; from the coding sequence GTGAGCGACACCCACGCCGCCCTCCAGGACCCCCACGGTCCGACCGCAGCCGAACCCCCACCGGACCGCGCTCCGTACGAGGCCCTCATCACCGCCGTCCTCGCGTGGAGGAAACCGAACCTCACCCCCTGCGACTACGAACAGATCGTGCTCCAACTGACCGGTCACGCACGGGCGGTCGCCGCCGCCATCCAGTGCCGAGCCTCCGCCCTGCCGAAGGGTGACGGCCGCGGCGCCCTTGCCGAAATCGTCCTCCGTGAAGCCACCGCACGCCTGACCGCACCGATAGAGGGCACCGCCCGCTGCACACAGGACCGCGCCCGTCTCGTGCGGGCCCTCTACGAACGGCTTGACCGCCTGACAGAACCCGTCCCACCGATCCGTGGCTCCGTCCGGTCGGCCTCGGGGTGCGATGACCGGCAGAAGTGA
- a CDS encoding SMI1/KNR4 family protein, which translates to MTTDWIAEARRVARGRRFDALGSSPVQQGARPAAPLSEAEICEAEAELGIAFPDPYRAYLFRQDAGDAVKRLCRSAAGWGWHRDSDTNYALLATAFPHPDSYRAYEDELIAREPPAEDFPDHHAYQAVREQWDAEYEVFEERKTSGAVYIQDNGCGFSTLLVVTGPLHGSLWFDGRATCDQILPLHLDGQPVSFTDWLARSSMDLVGW; encoded by the coding sequence ATGACGACCGACTGGATAGCGGAAGCACGACGCGTTGCCCGGGGGCGGCGCTTTGACGCGCTCGGCTCTTCCCCCGTGCAGCAGGGTGCCCGCCCGGCGGCGCCGCTGTCCGAAGCGGAGATCTGCGAAGCGGAGGCGGAGTTGGGCATCGCGTTCCCGGACCCGTACCGCGCGTACTTGTTCCGGCAGGACGCCGGTGACGCGGTGAAGCGCCTGTGCCGCTCCGCGGCAGGCTGGGGCTGGCATCGGGACTCGGACACCAACTACGCCCTGCTCGCCACCGCCTTTCCGCATCCTGACTCCTACCGCGCCTACGAGGACGAGCTGATCGCGCGCGAGCCGCCGGCGGAGGACTTCCCGGACCACCATGCCTACCAGGCAGTGCGTGAGCAGTGGGATGCCGAATACGAGGTGTTCGAGGAGCGCAAGACGTCCGGCGCTGTGTACATCCAGGACAACGGCTGTGGCTTCTCGACCCTGCTCGTCGTCACCGGTCCGCTCCACGGCTCACTGTGGTTCGACGGCAGGGCCACCTGCGACCAGATCCTGCCTCTGCACCTGGACGGTCAGCCGGTGTCCTTCACGGACTGGCTCGCGCGAAGTTCCATGGACCTCGTCGGCTGGTGA
- a CDS encoding chaplin codes for MFKLGSAAVLTAAAGALLFAGAGVASADADAQGVAYGSPGVLSGNVVQVPINIPINVCGNSLNIIGALNPSFGNTCVNGDFDRDHQDSKGHDDGKGHDDSKGDDYGYSGHGGK; via the coding sequence ATGTTCAAGCTCGGAAGCGCAGCAGTCCTGACCGCGGCTGCAGGCGCCCTGTTGTTCGCCGGTGCGGGTGTGGCCAGCGCCGACGCCGACGCACAGGGAGTCGCCTACGGCTCCCCGGGTGTCCTGTCCGGCAACGTCGTCCAGGTCCCCATCAACATCCCCATCAACGTATGCGGCAACTCGCTGAACATCATCGGCGCCCTGAACCCCAGCTTCGGGAACACCTGCGTCAACGGCGACTTCGACCGTGACCACCAGGACAGCAAGGGCCACGACGACGGCAAGGGCCACGACGACAGCAAGGGCGATGACTACGGCTACTCCGGGCACGGCGGTAAGTAA
- a CDS encoding amidase, giving the protein MSSADPTERTGPIRPAEPPVQPGLAESARDLAEGRTTSTALVAAALARIEASRHTLNAFRQLRVDAALAEAADADRRLAAGERLPLLGVPVAVKDDTDVEGMPTYFGCDGVLPPAVADSEAVRRLRAAGAVVVGKTNSCELGQWAFTEGPAFGVTRNPWSTAHTPGGSSGGSAAAVAAGLVPAALGSDGAGSIRIPAAWTHLVGIKPQRGRISVHPRSDAFQGLTVNGPLARTVADAALLLDAAAGPHPRDPHRPPAVDASAAARRDPGRLRIGLALRPPLTLTHNVPHPEVLRAVTAVAETLSRLGHHVEEARPRYGLIGLSFVPRATAGIAELAALHPEPGLLDPRTRSALRTGTRLGGRVVRAARAREVRQHARIGAFFDAPARGGPGYDVLLTPTTAAPPPRIGAFDRLSAWRTDLAMTSACPYAWPWNVLGWPGVNVPAGFTHDGLPLGAQLLGPSRSEARLISLAAQLEDDRRWYEHRPPALSAAGGR; this is encoded by the coding sequence ATGTCCTCAGCAGACCCCACGGAGCGGACCGGACCGATCAGGCCCGCGGAGCCGCCCGTCCAGCCCGGGCTCGCGGAGAGCGCGCGGGACCTGGCCGAGGGCCGTACGACCTCCACCGCGCTGGTCGCCGCGGCGCTCGCACGGATCGAGGCGAGCCGTCACACCCTGAACGCCTTCCGCCAGCTGCGCGTCGACGCCGCGCTCGCCGAGGCCGCCGACGCCGACCGGCGGCTGGCGGCGGGGGAGCGGCTGCCGCTGCTCGGGGTCCCGGTCGCGGTCAAGGACGACACCGACGTCGAGGGCATGCCCACCTACTTCGGCTGCGACGGCGTCCTGCCTCCCGCCGTCGCCGACAGCGAGGCCGTCCGCAGGCTGCGGGCCGCCGGCGCCGTCGTCGTGGGCAAGACCAACTCCTGCGAGCTCGGTCAGTGGGCCTTCACCGAGGGGCCCGCCTTCGGCGTCACCCGTAACCCCTGGAGCACGGCGCACACGCCCGGAGGTTCGTCCGGAGGCTCGGCGGCGGCCGTCGCGGCCGGGCTCGTCCCCGCGGCGCTCGGTTCGGACGGCGCGGGATCCATCCGCATCCCCGCCGCCTGGACGCACCTCGTCGGCATCAAGCCGCAGCGCGGCCGGATCTCCGTGCACCCCCGCAGCGACGCCTTCCAGGGCCTCACCGTCAACGGCCCCCTCGCCCGTACGGTGGCCGACGCCGCCCTGCTCCTGGACGCGGCCGCGGGTCCGCACCCCCGTGACCCGCACCGGCCGCCGGCCGTCGACGCGTCCGCCGCGGCACGCCGCGACCCCGGCAGGCTCCGCATCGGCCTCGCGCTGCGGCCTCCGCTCACCCTCACCCACAACGTGCCGCACCCGGAGGTCCTGCGCGCCGTCACCGCGGTCGCCGAAACGCTGTCCCGGCTCGGCCACCACGTCGAGGAGGCGCGCCCCCGCTACGGTCTGATCGGCCTCTCCTTCGTCCCGCGCGCCACCGCGGGCATCGCCGAACTCGCCGCGCTGCACCCCGAACCCGGCCTCCTGGACCCGCGCACCCGCAGTGCCCTGCGCACCGGGACCCGCCTCGGCGGCCGGGTCGTACGCGCCGCCCGCGCACGGGAGGTGCGCCAGCACGCGAGGATCGGCGCCTTCTTCGACGCCCCGGCACGCGGCGGCCCCGGATACGACGTGCTGCTCACCCCGACCACGGCCGCCCCGCCGCCGCGGATCGGTGCCTTCGACCGGCTCAGCGCCTGGCGCACCGACCTCGCGATGACCTCCGCCTGCCCGTACGCCTGGCCGTGGAACGTCCTCGGCTGGCCCGGCGTCAACGTCCCGGCGGGGTTCACCCACGACGGCCTGCCCCTCGGCGCCCAATTGCTCGGTCCCTCGCGCAGCGAGGCGCGGCTCATCTCCCTCGCCGCCCAGCTGGAGGACGACCGCCGCTGGTACGAGCACCGGCCGCCGGCGCTCAGCGCGGCCGGCGGACGCTGA